The following are encoded in a window of Bufo bufo chromosome 8 unlocalized genomic scaffold, aBufBuf1.1 SUPER_8_unloc_5, whole genome shotgun sequence genomic DNA:
- the LOC120982999 gene encoding histidine-rich glycoprotein-like isoform X1, whose translation MHTWAEPDCQQPNHRHTWAEPDCQQPNHRHTWAEPDCQQPNHRHTWAEPDCQQPHHRHTWAEPDCQQPHHRHTWAEPDCQQPHHRHTWAEPDCQQPNHRHTWAEPDCQQPNHRHTWAEPDCQQPNHRHTWAEPDCQQPNHRHTWAEPDCQQPNHRHTWAEPDCQQPNHRHTWAEPDCQQPHHRHTWAEPDCQQPHHRHTWAEPDCQQPHHRHTWAEPDCQQPHHRHTWAEPDCQQPNHRHTWAEPDCQQPNHRHTWAEPDCQQPNHRHTW comes from the exons AT GCACACGTGGGCAGAGCCCGACTGTCAGCAGCCAAATCACAGGCACACGTGGGCAGAGCCCGACTGTCAGCAGCCAAATCACAGGCACACGTGGGCAGAGCCCGACTGTCAGCAGCCAAATCACAGGCACACGTGGGCAGAGCCCGACTGTCAGCAGCCTCATCACAGGCACACGTGGGCAGAGCCCGACTGTCAGCAGCCTCATCACAGGCACACGTGGGCAGAGCCCGACTGTCAGCAGCCTCATCACAGGCACACGTGGGCAGAGCCAGACTGTCAGCAGCCAAATCACAGGCACACGTGGGCAGAGCCCGACTGTCAGCAGCCAAATCACAGGCACACGTGGGCAGAGCCCGACTGTCAGCAGCCAAATCACAGGCACACGTGGGCAGAGCCCGACTGTCAGCAGCCAAATCACAGGCACACGTGGGCAGAGCCCGACTGTCAGCAGCCAAATCACAGGCACACGTGGGCAGAGCCCGACTGTCAGCAGCCAAATCACAGGCACACGTGGGCAGAGCCCGACTGTCAGCAGCCTCATCACAGGCACACGTGGGCAGAGCCCGACTGTCAGCAGCCTCATCACAGGCACACGTGGGCAGAGCCCGACTGTCAGCAGCCTCATCACAGGCACACGTGGGCAGAGCCCGACTGTCAGCAGCCTCATCACAGGCACACGTGGGCAGAGCCCGACTGTCAGCAGCCAAATCACAGGCACACGTGGGCAGAGCCCGACTGTCAGCAGCCAAATCACAGGCACACGTGGGCAGAGCCAGACTGTCAGCAGCCAAATCACAGGCACACGTGGTAG
- the LOC120982999 gene encoding histidine-rich glycoprotein-like isoform X3: MHTWAEPDCQQPNHRHTWAEPDCQQPNHRHTWAEPDCQQPHHRHTWAEPDCQQPHHRHTWAEPDCQQPHHRHTWAEPDCQQPNHRHTWAEPDCQQPNHRHTWAEPDCQQPNHRHTWAEPDCQQPNHRHTWAEPDCQQPNHRHTWAEPDCQQPNHRHTWAEPDCQQPHHRHTWAEPDCQQPHHRHTWAEPDCQQPHHRHTWAEPDCQQPHHRHTWAEPDCQQPNHRHTWAEPDCQQPNHRHTWAEPDCQQPNHRHTW, translated from the exons AT GCACACGTGGGCAGAGCCCGACTGTCAGCAGCCAAATCACAGGCACACGTGGGCAGAGCCCGACTGTCAGCAGCCAAATCACAGGCACACGTGGGCAGAGCCCGACTGTCAGCAGCCTCATCACAGGCACACGTGGGCAGAGCCCGACTGTCAGCAGCCTCATCACAGGCACACGTGGGCAGAGCCCGACTGTCAGCAGCCTCATCACAGGCACACGTGGGCAGAGCCAGACTGTCAGCAGCCAAATCACAGGCACACGTGGGCAGAGCCCGACTGTCAGCAGCCAAATCACAGGCACACGTGGGCAGAGCCCGACTGTCAGCAGCCAAATCACAGGCACACGTGGGCAGAGCCCGACTGTCAGCAGCCAAATCACAGGCACACGTGGGCAGAGCCCGACTGTCAGCAGCCAAATCACAGGCACACGTGGGCAGAGCCCGACTGTCAGCAGCCAAATCACAGGCACACGTGGGCAGAGCCCGACTGTCAGCAGCCTCATCACAGGCACACGTGGGCAGAGCCCGACTGTCAGCAGCCTCATCACAGGCACACGTGGGCAGAGCCCGACTGTCAGCAGCCTCATCACAGGCACACGTGGGCAGAGCCCGACTGTCAGCAGCCTCATCACAGGCACACGTGGGCAGAGCCCGACTGTCAGCAGCCAAATCACAGGCACACGTGGGCAGAGCCCGACTGTCAGCAGCCAAATCACAGGCACACGTGGGCAGAGCCAGACTGTCAGCAGCCAAATCACAGGCACACGTGGTAG
- the LOC120982999 gene encoding histidine-rich glycoprotein-like isoform X2 — protein MHTWAEPDCQQPNHRHTWAEPDCQQPNHRHTWAEPDCQQPNHRHTWAEPDCQQPHHRHTWAEPDCQQPHHRHTWAEPDCQQPHHRHTWAEPDCQQPNHRHTWAEPDCQQPNHRHTWAEPDCQQPNHRHTWAEPDCQQPNHRHTWAEPDCQQPNHRHTWAEPDCQQPNHRHTWAEPDCQQPHHRHTWAEPDCQQPHHRHTWAEPDCQQPHHRHTWAEPDCQQPHHRHTWAEPDCQQPNHRHTWAEPDCQQPNHRHTWAEPDCQQPHNMYT, from the exons AT GCACACGTGGGCAGAGCCCGACTGTCAGCAGCCAAATCACAGGCACACGTGGGCAGAGCCCGACTGTCAGCAGCCAAATCACAGGCACACGTGGGCAGAGCCCGACTGTCAGCAGCCAAATCACAGGCACACGTGGGCAGAGCCCGACTGTCAGCAGCCTCATCACAGGCACACGTGGGCAGAGCCCGACTGTCAGCAGCCTCATCACAGGCACACGTGGGCAGAGCCCGACTGTCAGCAGCCTCATCACAGGCACACGTGGGCAGAGCCAGACTGTCAGCAGCCAAATCACAGGCACACGTGGGCAGAGCCCGACTGTCAGCAGCCAAATCACAGGCACACGTGGGCAGAGCCCGACTGTCAGCAGCCAAATCACAGGCACACGTGGGCAGAGCCCGACTGTCAGCAGCCAAATCACAGGCACACGTGGGCAGAGCCCGACTGTCAGCAGCCAAATCACAGGCACACGTGGGCAGAGCCCGACTGTCAGCAGCCAAATCACAGGCACACGTGGGCAGAGCCCGACTGTCAGCAGCCTCATCACAGGCACACGTGGGCAGAGCCCGACTGTCAGCAGCCTCATCACAGGCACACGTGGGCAGAGCCCGACTGTCAGCAGCCTCATCACAGGCACACGTGGGCAGAGCCCGACTGTCAGCAGCCTCATCACAGGCACACGTGGGCAGAGCCCGACTGTCAGCAGCCAAATCACAGGCACACGTGGGCAGAGCCCGACTGTCAGCAGCCAAATCACAGGCACACGTGGGCAGAGCCAGACT GTCAGCAGCCTCATAACATGTACACGTGA